In Nocardioides sp. JS614, the sequence CCGGAACCCCGAGGGACGCACCATCGTGACCTCCGAGGGCAGCGACAAGTTCCGAGCCGGCAGGCGGGTGACCCTGCCCGTCATCGACGGGCACCGGGACACCAACGACACCGCCTGCCCCGGGCAGCACCTCTACGACGAGCTGCCCGAGATCCGACGGCGCACCCAGGTCCGGATCGACCGCTTCAACCGGGCAGGACAGGTCGAGATCACCGAACCCTTCACCGCGGCCGGGACCCCGGTGGATGGCGAGCTGCTCACCGTGAGTCCGGGAGCCTGGGCGCCTGCGGCCGCATCGGCGGCATACACCTGGATGCGGGACGGCGAGCCGCTCGGCTCCGCAGCCACCGCCGATCGGCGGCTGTCCACAGACGACGTGGGAGCGCAGATGACCGTCCGGGTCGACCTCACGGCCGAGGGGTACGAGCCCGCGAGCCAGGTCGTGACCTTCCCCGACCCGGTGCGCTCGCGCACCCGGATCGACGTCGCGGCAGTCGGACGGCGCGGGCGCGCCGTCGTCCGGGTCACGATCGAGACACCGGGGCTCGACGTACCCTTCGATGACTCGGTGACGATCACGTTCGCCGGGCACAGTCGGACGGTCGCGGCCACTGACGGGCGGGCCCGCGTGGTCTTCCGCGACCTCGCACCCGGGCGGTACGAGGCCCGGGTCGACTTCGCCGGAGGCCCGACCGCCGCCGGTGCGAGCGCGACGGACACCGCCACCGTCAGACCGTCCGGGTGACCGGACGCGATCCAGCCGAGCCGAGCAGGAGGTCCCGATGCCAGCCATGTCCGTCCTCGAGGCGGCGTTCTGCCGCAGCGGACCCTGGCGCGCGATCGCGCGGCGGGCGATCCTTCCCTGGGCACTCCAGGGGGTGGAGCTCCATGGCGAGGTGCTCGAGCTCGGCAGCGGCAGCGGGGCCATGGCGGTTGGCGTCGCCCGCTCCTTTCCCTCCGTGCAGCTCACGGTGAGCGACGTCGACCCGGCGATGGTCGCGGCGGCAGCCCGGCTCCTCGGCGATCGCGGGAACGTCATCGTCGACCAGGCCGACGTCACGGCACTGCCCTATCCGGACGGCGCCTTCGAGTTCGTCACGAGCTGTCTGATGCTGCATCACGTGGTCGACTGGAGGCGCGGACTGCAGGAGGTCGCCCGAGTGCTCCGTCCGGGCGGCACGTTCGTCGGATACGACCTCGCGGACACCTCGATCGCAAGCGCGGTCCATGTCATCGACCGCTCGCCCTATCTCCTGCTCGACCCCGATGACCTGCACCGGGAGCTCCTGGAAGCAGGGTTCGTCGATGTCGCCGTGCGAGCCGGCTTCGCCGGGACCGTGGCGAGGTTCCTCGCCCGTCGGTCAACGCCATGAGCACATCGGGGCCGGTCACGGCGGATCGGCTGCGGATCACCTGGTCGCCGCGCGACGAGTGGAGGACGCTGACGGCCCTGGCGGTCGTCGGTGCCCTGCTCGCTGCCGCGATGGCGCTCTTCGGGCTGCCTCCCGTCGACCTCCACGGCCCGCTCCACCGGATGGGCATCATGGATCCCTTCTGCGGAGGCACGCGAGCCACCCGATTCGCCGCCCGCGGCGACCTCGGCCGCGCCTGGACCTACAACCCGCTCGGTGTCGTCGTCGTCCTCGGCGCGCTGGGAGTGCTGGGCCGCGCGGTGGTCGGGGTGGCCTCGCGACGCTGGCTGACCGTCGAGGTGCGGCTGGGTCGTCGCGGCCGGCAGGTCGTCCTGGCCGTCGTGATCCTCCTGCTCGTGGCCCTGGAGATCCGCCAGCAGTCGCGGGTCGACCTGCTTCTGGTGCCGACACACTGACCAGCTGAGGCGGTCGTCAGAGTCGGTCCGGGACGCTGTCCTGGAGGCGGGAGAACACCAGCTGCGGCGCGCCGAGGACCACGACTGCCAGGGCCAGCGCCAGAAGACCGCGAGCGAGCAGCTCGTCGGGCAGGTGCTCGAGAGCCGTGCGGCGCCGGTCGTCTGTGGTCCCGACCCAGAACGCGCGCTGCAGAAGGAGCACCGACTCCGCGACCGGGTTGGTGTCCTGCCAACCGAACCGGCCCCCGGAACGGTTGCCCACGCACCGCCGGCCCGGCACGAGCGACCCACGGATGCAGCAGGCGAGCCCGAAATACTATCGACCTTCGTAGAGCGGCCCGAGCCCGCAAGAGGATCGGCCGACCCCGGGACCAAGGTCCCGACTTGATCAGGTCCTTGGTCCCGAGTGCGGACGCATCATGAGAACACCCGCCCAGGGCCACTCGGCACCCCTAAGGTCTGGCCCATGATCCGGACGCGCTGTCGTGACCAGGTGGGGCAGATGATCCCCAGCCTGAGCGACTGTTGCTCGAGCGCGCCCGCCCCGCTGCGAATGCGCTGAGCGCGTCGCACTCTCCGCTCGAGGCCACGGGCCCCAGTCCTGAGGCTCGAGTCCTGGCCGGCGCGCGCCTTCGACCTTCTCGTCGCCTCGGCGACATCGACCACGCCGTGGTCGGTCGACCGGCCGACCCGTCGACCCTCGAACCATCCGGAGCACCCTCATGACCGAGACCCCGACGCGCACCCGACGCGCCCGAGCCGACCGCCCGCCCCCCGACTGGGAGCAGGTCTACCGACGCAACTTCCTCGAACGACTCAAGCGCGACCGGCCCCCGGTCGACGTGCGCGCCGAGCTGCCCGACCTGATCGCCCGCGGCTACGAGGCGGTCCCGGAGGAGGACATGGTCCGACTGCACTGGTGGGGCATCGCCCACGACAAGCCGAAGGTGGGCACCTTCATGGTGCGGGTCAAGGTTCCCGGTGGCGTCCTCACGGCGTCGCAGGTCCGCGGGCTGGGCCGGATCGCGCGCGAACATGCCCGCGACGGGGTCGAGCTCACCACCCGGCAGGGCGTCCAGCTTCACTGGGTCTCGATGGCGGACCTACCCACCGTGGTCGCGGAGGTCGAGGCGATCGGCCTGAGCACCGCCGGCGCCGAGGGTGACACCGTCCGCAACGTCACGGGCTGCCCGGTTGCGGGGTTGAGCGGCCACGACGTCTTCGACGTGACCGATGTAGTTCGCGAGGTCGCGGCGTTCTTCGGGTCCCATCCCGACTACAAGAACCTGCCGCGCAAGCACAAGTACACGATCTCCGCCTGCCCGGCCCAGTGCAACGCTCCGGAGATCTCCGACGTCGCGCTCGTGGCGGTGCTGCAGAACGGTCGTCGCGGGTTCGCCCTCCGGGTCGGCGGCGGCATGGCGAACACCCCGCGCATCTCCCGGGACGTCGGCGTCTTCATCCCCGTCGAGGACACCGTCGAGGTCCTCCGGGCGGTGACCGACGCCTGGCAGACCGACCTGCGCTACCGGATGTCGCGGGCGCGGGCGCGGATCAAGTTCATGATCGACGACCTCGGCCCGGAGGCGTTCCGAGCCCGCGTCGAGCA encodes:
- a CDS encoding class I SAM-dependent methyltransferase, encoding MPAMSVLEAAFCRSGPWRAIARRAILPWALQGVELHGEVLELGSGSGAMAVGVARSFPSVQLTVSDVDPAMVAAAARLLGDRGNVIVDQADVTALPYPDGAFEFVTSCLMLHHVVDWRRGLQEVARVLRPGGTFVGYDLADTSIASAVHVIDRSPYLLLDPDDLHRELLEAGFVDVAVRAGFAGTVARFLARRSTP
- a CDS encoding DUF2752 domain-containing protein, whose product is MSTSGPVTADRLRITWSPRDEWRTLTALAVVGALLAAAMALFGLPPVDLHGPLHRMGIMDPFCGGTRATRFAARGDLGRAWTYNPLGVVVVLGALGVLGRAVVGVASRRWLTVEVRLGRRGRQVVLAVVILLLVALEIRQQSRVDLLLVPTH